In Candidatus Hydrogenedentota bacterium, the following proteins share a genomic window:
- a CDS encoding ABC transporter ATP-binding protein: MPENRPLIIHADGVTRRFGAFTAVDRVSLDVLEGDIFGFLGPNGSGKTTLIRILCGLLRPTGGRATVLGRDVHTESEAVKRSIGYMSQQFSLYRDLSVMENLRFYAGVYGIPRRERAARMEEVIGIVGIGDHRRKQAGALSGGWKQRLALACALVHRPRLMFLDEPTAGIDPVARRDLWNLLFDLAGRGVTFFVTTHYMDEAERCSHIGYIYYSKLIVYGTPAELKRLPDVTPGGAERLEVRVPGVAAAMRALTAFGYVHDATIFADVLHVLADRGCSGRLINDLDRAGFPGAGIKPIPATLEDVFVTLTRRRALERAEGRDDV; this comes from the coding sequence ATGCCCGAAAACCGGCCGCTCATCATTCATGCCGACGGGGTGACGCGCCGCTTCGGGGCCTTCACGGCGGTGGACCGGGTGAGCCTCGACGTGCTGGAGGGGGACATCTTCGGGTTTCTCGGCCCGAACGGCTCGGGCAAGACCACGCTCATCCGCATCCTGTGCGGGCTCCTGCGCCCGACCGGCGGCCGGGCCACCGTGCTGGGCCGCGACGTGCACACGGAGAGCGAGGCCGTCAAGCGCAGCATCGGGTACATGTCCCAGCAGTTCAGCCTGTACAGGGACCTGTCGGTCATGGAGAACCTGCGGTTCTACGCGGGCGTCTACGGCATCCCCCGGCGCGAGCGCGCGGCGCGGATGGAGGAGGTCATCGGCATCGTCGGCATCGGCGACCACCGCCGCAAGCAGGCGGGCGCGCTGTCGGGCGGGTGGAAGCAGCGGCTGGCGCTGGCCTGCGCGCTGGTGCACCGGCCCCGGCTCATGTTCCTCGACGAGCCGACGGCGGGCATTGACCCGGTGGCGCGGCGGGACCTGTGGAACCTGCTCTTCGACCTGGCGGGCCGCGGCGTCACCTTCTTCGTGACGACGCACTACATGGACGAGGCGGAGCGGTGCAGCCACATCGGCTACATCTACTACTCGAAACTGATTGTCTACGGCACGCCCGCCGAGCTGAAACGGCTGCCCGACGTGACGCCCGGGGGCGCGGAGCGGCTCGAGGTGCGCGTGCCCGGCGTGGCCGCGGCCATGCGCGCCCTCACCGCCTTCGGCTATGTCCACGACGCGACCATTTTCGCCGACGTGCTGCACGTGCTGGCCGACCGGGGCTGCTCGGGCCGCCTCATCAACGACCTGGACCGCGCCGGGTTCCCCGGGGCGGGGATCAAGCCCATCCCGGCCACGCTGGAGGACGTGTTTGTGACGCTGACGCGCCGGCGGGCGCTGGAGCGGGCGGAGGGCCGCGACGATGTTTAG
- a CDS encoding PAS domain S-box protein, whose translation MNEDITIEELARRDTVLSTVMDSLFDGVYITDNARRIVFWNRGAEAITGYSAEEVVGRFCHDAVLDHVDGENCPLCRDRCPIVRCLATGENVREKVYPRHKSGRRFPVVTHISALRAPGSGIVAAVEVFRDVSAEEALETLQKKFDELMQSFVSKSTYERVLAQARSGDAASAELRDLTVFYLDVAGFTAFSETNGPLAAVRLLNDVFGMCGLITREHRGDIDKFIGDAIVAVFQDPEDAVRAALRIAHEALPALNAARLREGLPPVRVRMGVHSGQVVQGVIGTGDRKDLTVIGDVVNLASRLESLCTPGEVVVSDACHARLSPGLRDRFVARGSVSVKGRVTPAEIYESRREGGGAPA comes from the coding sequence ATGAACGAAGACATCACCATAGAGGAACTCGCCCGCCGGGACACCGTGCTCAGCACGGTGATGGACAGCCTTTTCGACGGCGTGTACATCACGGACAATGCGAGGCGGATTGTCTTCTGGAACCGGGGCGCCGAGGCCATCACCGGCTACTCCGCCGAAGAGGTCGTTGGGCGGTTCTGCCACGATGCCGTTCTGGACCATGTGGACGGGGAAAACTGCCCCCTTTGCCGGGACAGGTGTCCGATTGTGCGCTGTCTTGCCACGGGGGAAAACGTGCGCGAGAAGGTTTATCCGAGGCACAAGTCCGGCCGGCGTTTCCCCGTGGTCACGCACATATCCGCCCTGCGCGCCCCGGGGAGCGGGATCGTGGCCGCCGTCGAGGTCTTCCGCGACGTCTCGGCGGAAGAGGCGCTGGAGACGCTCCAGAAGAAATTCGACGAGCTCATGCAGTCCTTCGTCTCCAAGTCCACCTATGAGCGCGTCCTGGCGCAGGCCCGCAGCGGGGACGCGGCCTCCGCCGAGTTGCGCGACCTGACGGTCTTCTACCTTGACGTGGCCGGGTTTACGGCCTTTTCCGAGACGAACGGCCCCCTGGCCGCGGTGCGCCTGCTCAACGACGTCTTCGGCATGTGCGGCCTCATCACCCGGGAGCACCGGGGCGACATAGACAAGTTCATCGGCGACGCCATCGTGGCGGTTTTCCAGGACCCGGAGGACGCCGTTCGCGCGGCGCTGCGGATCGCCCACGAGGCCCTGCCCGCGCTCAACGCCGCGCGTCTGCGGGAGGGGCTTCCGCCCGTCCGGGTGCGGATGGGCGTGCACAGCGGCCAGGTGGTGCAGGGCGTCATCGGCACCGGGGACCGCAAGGACCTCACGGTGATCGGCGACGTGGTCAACCTCGCCAGCCGCCTGGAAAGCCTGTGCACCCCGGGCGAGGTGGTCGTGTCGGACGCCTGCCACGCCCGGCTGTCCCCGGGGCTCCGGGACCGGTTCGTCGCGCGCGGGTCGGTCTCCGTCAAGGGGCGGGTGACGCCCGCCGAAATCTACGAATCGCGGCGGGAGGGCGGCGGCGCGCCCGCCTGA
- a CDS encoding ABC transporter permease: MFRGLAAIVYKETHHILRDPRTLFLILLIPCLELVIFGYAVNLDVKHIPTVVYDLDGRRGARELLEAYTGSGCFRIVGHVGSDQAVNQEIVAGRAKVGIKIPEDYTDRLLEGRGAQVQVFIDGSDSTSAMQALSTSNAIGMIASMRVAAEKLGGNLELAVDTRNRVLFNPDMRTANFMVPGLVGVILQVVVMLLTAFAIVREKEHGTLEQLMVTPVSRLGLILGKLVPFFFVGILEASFVLILMRFLFHVPIAGSLLLLTGFTLLFLFTTLAFGLLVSTFADNQIQALQYAFLVLLPSFLLSGFMFPQETMPEIIYYIGQAVPATYFLRILRGIILRGAGFADLWQNGAILAGLGVFVLLLASARFRKTLK, encoded by the coding sequence ATGTTTAGGGGGCTCGCCGCCATCGTCTACAAGGAGACGCACCACATCCTGCGCGACCCGCGCACCCTCTTCCTGATCCTGCTGATCCCCTGCCTGGAGCTCGTCATCTTCGGCTACGCGGTCAACCTCGACGTCAAGCACATCCCCACGGTGGTCTACGACCTGGACGGGCGCCGGGGCGCCCGGGAGCTGCTGGAGGCCTACACGGGCTCGGGCTGCTTCCGCATCGTCGGGCATGTCGGGTCGGACCAGGCGGTGAACCAGGAGATCGTGGCCGGGCGCGCCAAGGTGGGCATCAAGATCCCGGAGGACTACACCGACCGCCTGCTGGAGGGGCGCGGCGCCCAGGTGCAGGTGTTCATTGACGGCAGCGACTCCACCTCGGCCATGCAGGCCCTGTCCACCAGCAACGCCATCGGCATGATCGCGTCCATGCGGGTCGCCGCGGAAAAACTCGGCGGCAATCTGGAGCTGGCGGTGGACACGCGCAACCGCGTCCTGTTCAACCCCGACATGCGCACCGCCAACTTCATGGTCCCCGGCCTGGTCGGCGTGATCCTGCAGGTGGTCGTCATGCTGCTGACGGCGTTCGCCATCGTGCGCGAGAAGGAGCACGGCACGCTGGAGCAGCTCATGGTGACGCCCGTGTCGCGGCTGGGGCTCATCCTCGGGAAGCTCGTGCCCTTCTTCTTCGTGGGCATCCTGGAGGCCTCCTTCGTCCTGATCCTCATGCGCTTCCTCTTCCACGTCCCCATCGCCGGAAGCCTCCTGCTGCTGACGGGGTTCACCCTGCTCTTCCTCTTCACCACCCTCGCCTTCGGCCTGCTGGTCAGCACCTTCGCGGACAACCAGATCCAGGCCCTCCAGTACGCCTTCCTCGTGCTGCTCCCCTCGTTCCTCCTGTCGGGGTTCATGTTCCCGCAGGAAACCATGCCCGAGATCATCTACTACATCGGCCAGGCCGTGCCGGCGACCTACTTCCTGCGCATCCTCCGGGGGATCATCCTGCGCGGTGCGGGCTTCGCCGACCTGTGGCAGAACGGCGCCATCCTCGCGGGGCTGGGGGTGTTCGTGCTGCTGCTGGCATCGGCGCGGTTCCGCAAGACGCTGAAATGA
- a CDS encoding HlyD family efflux transporter periplasmic adaptor subunit, which yields MPKRTAFPLVCAALCALAPCACKPMQDARIAVTGQIRGKGVDVGSRVGGRVAEVTAREGDAVRAGDVLLRLEDSDAAALVRAAEADLARTEAMAAKLDRGATEEQLRQAESAAKAAEERLRLLENGARAEEKRAAQAAVDAAASADATASADFGRITTLHARGAVSKSDFDRARTAADAAAAQLRIAREKLDALVTGARDEEIGMARADRDRAAAALDEVRRGPRDEDKAAAGAARDAAAAALERARVNLGEMTVTAPSPGVVESLDLRPGDLVKPGAVARIVDPEDLEVTVYAGAALLGGLRVGQKIPLTADAHGAERFEGEVTRIASEGEYTPRNLQTEEERVQQVFAVKLRLHSHGGKLRAGMTVTAHMPDPPEK from the coding sequence GTGCCAAAGAGAACCGCTTTCCCCCTGGTGTGTGCGGCACTGTGCGCGCTGGCGCCCTGCGCCTGCAAGCCCATGCAGGACGCCCGCATCGCCGTCACCGGGCAGATCCGGGGCAAGGGGGTGGACGTCGGGTCGCGCGTGGGCGGCCGCGTGGCGGAGGTGACGGCGCGCGAGGGGGACGCGGTGCGCGCGGGCGACGTGCTGCTCCGGCTGGAGGATTCGGACGCGGCGGCGCTGGTGCGGGCGGCGGAGGCGGACCTGGCGCGCACGGAGGCGATGGCGGCGAAACTGGACAGGGGCGCGACGGAGGAGCAGCTCCGCCAGGCGGAGTCGGCGGCGAAGGCCGCGGAGGAGCGGCTGCGCCTGCTGGAGAACGGCGCGCGGGCCGAGGAGAAGCGCGCGGCCCAGGCGGCCGTGGACGCGGCGGCGTCGGCGGACGCCACCGCCTCGGCCGATTTCGGGCGGATCACCACGCTGCACGCGCGCGGCGCGGTGTCCAAGAGCGATTTCGACCGGGCGCGGACGGCGGCGGACGCGGCGGCGGCGCAGCTCCGCATCGCCCGGGAGAAGCTGGACGCGCTGGTCACCGGGGCGCGGGACGAGGAAATCGGCATGGCCCGCGCCGACCGCGACCGGGCCGCCGCGGCGCTGGACGAGGTGCGGCGCGGCCCGCGCGACGAGGACAAGGCGGCGGCGGGGGCCGCGCGCGACGCGGCGGCGGCGGCGCTGGAGCGCGCGCGGGTGAACCTGGGGGAGATGACGGTGACCGCGCCCTCGCCGGGCGTGGTGGAGTCGCTGGACCTGCGCCCGGGCGACCTGGTGAAGCCGGGGGCCGTGGCGCGGATCGTGGACCCCGAGGACCTGGAGGTGACGGTGTATGCGGGCGCCGCGCTGCTGGGCGGCCTGCGCGTGGGCCAGAAAATCCCGCTGACCGCGGACGCCCACGGAGCGGAGCGGTTCGAGGGGGAGGTGACCCGCATCGCCTCGGAGGGCGAATACACGCCGCGCAACCTCCAGACGGAGGAGGAGCGGGTGCAGCAGGTGTTCGCCGTCAAGCTGCGGCTGCACTCCCACGGCGGCAAGCTGCGCGCCGGCATGACCGTGACCGCCCACATGCCCGACCCTCCGGAGAAATAA